CCCTCGGCCTTCGGGTTCGCCGTGAGGAACTGCTGGTCGAAAATGCCGTCGCCGCCCATCAGCGGGACGTTCACCCCCGCCTGCTTGAGCTGTTGGGAGAGCGACGCTGCGGTGTCGTAGTAGCCGCCGAAGTAGACGGCGTCGGCGCCTGCGGACCGCACCCTCTCGGCGAGGCCCGCGAAGGCGCGTTCCGCGGGATCGACCTGCTCGGTGCCGACGACGGTCCCGCCGAGCTCCGTGAACTCGGTCGTGAAACCGGAGGTGAGGGTGGTTCCGTGGGCGCTCGCGTCGTCGACCACGTAGAGCTTCGTCTTCTTCGCCGCGCCGTGCAGGTACCGGGCGGCGAACGGCCCCTGGTCGACGTCCGTGGCGACGGTGCGGAAGTAGGTGGAGTACGGACGCGACTTGGTGCCGGAGGCCCAGTCGGGGCCCAGCGTCAGCACAGGGTCGGTGTTGCCCGGTGACACGTTGACCACGTCCGCCCGCTCGAGCGGTGCCACCAGGGTCCGGGCGACACCGGAGTTGAGGGGTCCGACGACCCCCAGCACCTTCTCGTCGGACACGAACCGGGCGGCGTTGGGCGCACCCTTGGCGGGGTCGGCCCCGTCGTCCAGGGCCTTGATCTCGAATTTCACGCCGGGAACATGCCCGGTTTCGTTCGCAGTCCTGGCCGCCAGGTCGGCGGAGTTCCTGATACCGACGCCCATTGAGGACAGCCCACCGCTCAGCGGTGCGTCCACCCCGATCACCACCGTGACGGAGGAGGCCCCCGAGCCGCTGCCGGCCGCCCCGCCGCCGCGGGGTGCGTCATCGTCATGGGTGAGGGTCCAGGTCAGGACAGAGCTCGTGGCGAGCGTGGCCAGCGCCGCGCCCAGGACCGCGGAGCGCCGGGTGAGGGCCCGCCGCCGGGCGGACGCCCGCTCGCCGTGCTCCGTCTTGGCCGTCGCCCGATGCGTGACCGGGTCTTCGGCCGGAGGTACGGGCACGGGCGCGCCGGCCGGCCGGTCCGGCACGGGGCGCCGCGGGGCGCCGGCCGCGGACCCGGAGTCCAGGACCGTGGGGATCTGCGGTGACGGCGTCGTCGATGGTGCCTGCTCCGGCGCCGCTGAGGAAATGTGCTCCGCCGCCGCGTCCGGTGCCGGTACGGGGGTCGCCCTCGGATCGGGCAGAGGTGTGGGACCGGGCACGGGCTCGGGCTCGGGTTGAGGCGCGGACTCGTGCCCCGGCCCGTGCCCCGGCCCGTTCCCCGCGGATGCGTCGGCCCGGGGCGGGGAGGACCGCAGCACCGACGCCAGCATCTCGGCCGCTTCCGCCGCGCCCACGCGCTGCGCCGGGTCCTTGGTGAGGAGTGCGTCGAGCACGGCCGCCAGCGGGCCGGCGTGGACCGGCGGCCGGTGCGGGCGGGTGAACACGGCCACGGCGAGGGCGTGGAGCCCCTCCGCATCGAACGGCGGGTGCCCCTCGACGGCGTGGTAGAGGGTGGCGCCGAGCGCCCACAGGTCGTTGGCGGGGGTCGGGCGCTTGCCCTCGAGCTGCTCCGGCGGCATGTACTGCGGCGTCCCGATGACGATCCCGCTGTGGCTCAGCTTTGTCGTGGCGTCCGCGAGGTGGGCGATGCCGAAGTCGGTGAGGACGACGCGGTCCTTGGTCAGGAGCACGTTGTCCGGCTTGATGTCGCGGTGGATGATCCGCGCCCCGTGCGCCTCGGCCAGCGCGTCGAGCATGGCGGCGCCGATCTCGGCCACCCGCTGTACGGGCAGCCGGCCCCGGCTGCGGATGGCGTCGGCCAGGGACTGCCCGCGGATCAATTCCATGACGATGACGGGGGCTCCGCGGTGCTCCACGACGTCATGGATGGTGATGATCCCGGGGTGGCTGAGAGTGACCGCTGCGCGGGCCTCGCCGATGAACCGCCGGAGCAGCGCGGCGCGGTCGCCGTCCTCCATGCCCGGCGGGAAGAGGATCTCCTTGACGGCGACCTCGCGTCCGAAGAGGCGCTGGTCGAAGCCACGCCAGACCCGGCCCATACCGCCCTGGCCAATACGTTCGACCAGCTGGTACCGGCCGGCGATGAGTTCGGGATTCTGCTCGGTCACGCGCACACTCTAGATCCTGCTGAGCCGATCAGGTGACGGAAGTTTGGCTTGATCACCCCTCATGGTGATCACGACCCCCAAGGCCCTGGCTATCGGTGCTGAAGTGTCCCGGAAGGCTCGCAACGCCTGCCCTACGGCTGGGTCAGAGGCCCGCACGCTGGCCGACCGCGGATTCGAGTGGGCGGCGTAGAAGGGGCCGGGGCGGCCTGGTGCTCCCGCGGGGGAGTGGCCGGCTCAGCGATCTCCGCCTCCGACGGCGCATTCAGCCAGACTGGTTCGCCCTCCCGGAAGGCCCTTGGAGCGATGGCGCTTGCCGGTGCCGCAGGTTAGCGATCTTGATGCGGGTCGCTGCGTGGAGCTTCGGCGGGCCGGCTCGTGACCTGACGTAGGGTGATCAGCGCAGCAGTACCGCACGACGAACAGCACCGAGGGACGGACCACCCCAATGAAGCTCGGCGAAGCACTGGCGAATCGCGCCGAGGCGGCTCGCCGCGTCGAGCAGCTGAGGGCCCGCATCGTGGCCAACGCCCGCCACCAAGAGGGCGAGACCCCCGCTGAAGACCCGGCCGTACTGCTCGCCGAGGTCACCGAGACCCTCACCACCCTGGAGTCCCTGATCCGGCGCATCAACCGGACCAACGCCGCCGTCGACATGGGCGCCGACGGCACGCTCACCGACGCCCTCGCCCGCCGCGACACATTGCGCCTGCGCCACTCCGTGCTCACCTCGGCTGCCGACGCAGCCGCCGGCAGCGGGGAACGAGGCCACGGCCGCCAGCTGCGCTCCGAGCTGATGGTGCTTCCGGCGCTGCCCGTCGCCGAATTGCGCGCTCAGGCCGACGACGCCGCCCGCGAGATCCGTGAGATCGACGTACGCATCCAGCGCACCAACTGGGAGGCCGACCTCCTGGACTGAGACCCGCGATGTGGAGCAGGTAGTCACTCCGGAGGCGTGCACAACCGAGGGCCGGCGGTTACCGGCCCGGCTGGCGCGCGGAGAGCAGCGCATCGGGTTCGACTCCCGAGACGACAGTGCAGCTCAGCAGCGTGACGAGTCACAGCGCATCGCGCACATCTCATCACCACGTGCAGATCCGATCGTGACGAGGGCGGGTTCGGGGCATCCGCATCGCAGGACGGCGCCCGGCCCAGGAGCTCACGCTCCCGGTCCGGGCGCCGTGTCGTGCGCGGCCTCGGCGTGGTCTCGCCGAGGCCGCCGCATTGCCGTCAAATGACCTGCTCCGTGCCTGCGCCTCCGCTCAGGGGCGGAACGCGGGAAGGCATTTCGATCAGCCGGCCGGACGTAGCCGCCGAGCAATTCCCTGTCGGTCCCCGGGTGCGCCGGCTTGCCGTTCCCCTGCCACGCGCCCTGCGACGCCCTGGTCCGGGCTCGGCATTCCGGTCGGTGCCGGGGTGCTGGGCCTGGTATCCGCTCATCTGGTGATGCAGCGCCGAGACCTCGGGCCCTGAGGGGTGCCTACTCTCGGATCTCCAGAACGTCGGTGACGGGGCGGCGGGGTGTTCCGGGCCCGTGAGGTCCGTAGCCGAGGCGCAGGACCATCTGGACCTGGCCCATCACCTCGACCGGTCGCGGACCGTCCACCGCAGTTCCGGCCATTCCAGGGGCTGAGAGGCCATCGAGGTGGCCAGACCGCCGGAGGTGGCCTGGACCTGGAGGAGGACACGCTCCAGCGCCTGCCCGGCCCGTAGCCAGTCGACTCGCGTGTCCGTCGAAGAGCCGAGCAGGGCCAGTTGCGGCCGCTTCTCGAAGACGGCCCAGCCGCGATCCGCCGCAGGACGGTCCCGGCCGAAGTCGCGTACGGGGGAGGGGCCTGCGGAGCTGCGCGGGCCGAAAGCTACGGGGGGAATGCCGTCACGGCGTGCTCCGATCGAGGCATGCGCATCGGAGACCCAGGCAGAGGTCTCCGCCCGGACGAGCGGATCGATGTCCTCCCGGTGTTCTACGTCCCGCACCAGCCCGAGATCTGGGCGCAGGTAGACCTTCAGCAGGTCACCGCGGCCGATGCCGCCGGTCAAGCGGCCGTCGCCGTTCCAGCCGTCTGGGCGGCCGGCCTTGCCGGACACCGCACACCGCCCACCGCACACAGCTGCACCGGTGGGCCACCCCTACTCATGGGCGACGACCGCCACTGGAGCGGCAGCATGGTGCAGGACCGCGTGGGCGACAGAGCCCAGGTGCGTGCCGAGGGGGGAGCGGCGCAGGTGGCGTCCGACGACGACGAGTTGCGCGCCGTGTGAGGCCCGGACGAGATGGTCGCCCGCGGATCCCATGAACACGCTGTGGCTGACGTCCACGTCCGGGAACTTGTGCCGCCAGGGCAGCAGCATGTCGTCCACCATGTGCGTGACGCTGCGGCCGATGTCCTGCTCGGCGTCCGGGTCGAAGAACGGGACGTACCTGTACGCGGTCGGCATCTTCCAGCCGTGCACGGCCCGCAGCACACAGTTGCGCCGGGCCGCCTCTTCGAAGGCGAAGGCGAGCACACGGTCGCACGATTCGTGAATGTCGACCCCCAGGACCACTTCGGAGCCGGAACCGATCCGAGGGCTGTCCGGGTCGTCGGCGACCCGGACCATGACGACCGGGGTGCCGGTCGCCACCAGGGTGGACAGCGCCACTGAGCCGACGATGAACCCGACCAGCCCGCCCAGGCCCCGCGAGCCCAGGACCAGCAGTCCGGCGTCGGCGGCCTCGGACGCCAAGGCCGCCGCCGGCCGGGCAGCCAGGCAGCGAGTCGTGATCTCCAGCCGGGGATGGCGTTGGTGCAGCTCGTCCACCGCCTCCGTCAGCGCCTGATCGGCCCAGCGATCCACGTCCTGGCGGCCCAGACCGGGGAACACCGGGTCCAGGGGCCAGTCGACGGCGTGGACGAGGCGCAGGGGCACGTGCCTGACATCAGCTTCCTGTGCGGCCCAGCGCGCGGCTGCCCGGCTCTCGGGGGAGCCGTCGACTCCGACGGTTACGTGGTGTGGCATGGATGCAACCTTTCTCTTGCGGGTCGACGCCGCTATTCACCACGGCTGCGCATGGCGGGCGTGGCCGGCGTGCGCAGCCGGCGTGTCGTCGGTTCGGGCCCCGACGTGCGATGCCACGGCGACGACTCCATCGAGTCGCTCGACGAGGCTGAGGAGCGCCGGCAGCTGACTCCGGCGCTCGACGAGGCCGTTCAAGGTGACGAAGCCGTCCACCACGTGGACGTCGACGTCGCCCGTCGGTACGCCGAGTACCTCTGTGAGGACCTCGTCGGTGACTCGTCGGCGTATCTCGGAGTCGGGGCGGACGAACAGGCGCAGCAGGTCCCTGCGGGTGACGATGCCGACCAGCCGCTCCTCCTCGTCCACGACGGGCAGCCGCTCGATGCCCCGGCGGGTCATCAGCCGGGCGGCGTCAGCGGCCGTCTCTTCGGCGTGGACGGTGACCGCGGGCGTGGACATGACGTCTCCGGCCGTGGGCGGCCCTGCCGGTGGGCTGGTCTGCTGCGCCGCGTGCGGGGCCGACGCCGAGTGGGCCAGGATGTCCGTCTGCGAAACCACGCCCACCACACGGTCCTCGTCGTCCAGGACGGGGAGCCCCGAGACGCCGTGCTGGGCGAGGAGCTTGGCGACATCCTTGAAGGTGGTGTCGGGAGCCACGGCGACGACTTCGTCGGTCATCAGATCCGTCACCTTGATGTGCTTCATCACGTCCTCCTGCTCCGCCGTGCCACGTGAGGTCTGTGTCTGAGTCGGATGATCCCCACCATCCGCCGGTGCCCGCCGACGATCGAGGGCCGAACGGCCCCGTCCCGGGGCCATAAGGGCTACGCGGCACCGGGGAAACGGGGCCGCGCCGGGGAAAGGGGGCCGCGCCGGGGAAAGGGGGCGGCGCCGGGGCGATGGGGACCATTGGTCCCGATCGTGGTCCCGGGCGGCCCTCTGCCCGGGGCGCTGCCGGTGTCAGCGTGAGGGGTGTCCCTCATCGGCTTCTCGGTTGGGAGGAACCGTGGAAAGCACATTCCGTACCCCGGACACAAGCACGGTGGTCGTAGGCGTGGACGGCTCGGATACGGCCCGTGCTGCCGCCATGTGGGCAGCGGGGGAGGCCGTGCGCCGCGACCGCCCCCTGCACATCGTCTACGGGGCCGACACCGACGGCAGGGCCCTGTACCTGTCGGCGGAGACCGTCGAACGGGTCCACGTAAACGGCCGACAACTCCTGGACGACACGGCGAAGGCCGTGACGGACGAGTACCCCGGGCTGCGCGTGAGTACGGAGTTCAGCCGCGCGGACGCCGCCGGCAGCCTGAACCGGGCCGGCGCCCTGCACGGCACGGTCGTGGTGGGCAACCGTGGTCTGGGCGGCTTCAACTCCCTGATGCTCGGTTCCGTCGGCCTGGACGTCGCGGCTGCCGCCATGACCCCCGTCATCGTCGTCCGAGGCGTCGACGGGGCAGAGGCGACCGGCACCGTCCTCGCAGCCGTGCGCGACGAGCACGACCTCCTCATCGCGCGGTATGCCGCCCGCGAAGCCGAGCTGCACAAGGCCTCTCTCCGGCTGCTCCACGTGTGGAACGTGCTCCAGTCCGTCGGCGAGGTGGTGAGCATGCTCGACGGCGTGGACGAGATCGCGGGCGGCCACGAAGAGGTTCTCCGGGCCGTCACGGACGCGGTCCGCGACGAGTTCCCCGATCTTGAACTGCGGGCCGACGCCGAGAAGAGCGTCTCCGTGGCCGGTGTCCTGGTCGAGGCGTCCCGTCACGCCGACCTGCTCGTCATGGGAGGCCGCCGTGTCCCCGGTGCTCTCGGGTTCGGCCGCAACCTGGGCAGGGCCACGCACAGCACGCTTCACCACGCGCACTGCCCCGTCCTCCTCATCCCGCGTACCGGCAGCGACTTCGGGGACCGGTCATGACCGGTCTCCGGGATCGCGACATCGTCGTCGGAATCGATCCGGCCAGGGACTGGCACCTGCCCCTGGCCTGGGCCGCCGACGAGGCGCAGCGTCGTCGGCTCCCCCTGCGTCTGGTGCTCGCGGTGCCGCCCCGGCACGACACTCGGCACGTGGACGGCACCCCCGGTCAGATGGCTCTGCGACGGGCGGGAGCCGACAGGCTGGAACAAACCTGCGACTGGGTGCGCGACCGGCACCCCGAGGTGAACGTCACCGGCGACCTGCTGGGAGGCTTCCCCGCCCCCTCCCTGTGCGGCGCGGCGAAGGAAGCCCGCTTGATCGTGCTCGGCTCCCGGCGCCTGAGCCGCACCGCGGAGTTCTTCAGTGCCGGATCCATCGTGGTCCCCGTGAGCGCCCAGGCCCGCTGTCCCGTCGTAGTCGTGGGCGACGCGGAGCACATCAGCCAGCAGCCGCCGTACGTCGTCGCGGGCATCGACGGCAGCGCGTCCGCCACGGCCGCGGTGGCGTTCGCCTTCGACGAAGCCGATCTGCGCGGGGCCGCGCTTCGGGTCGTCTGCGTGTGGCAGCGGCCGGTGATCATGCTGGACGGCGAGGAGGTGGCTCTGCGCGCCCAGCGCAGCCTGCTGTCCGAGACCACCGCCGGCCTTTCGGACAAGTACCCCGACGTGCACGTCACCCACGAGGTCCTGACCGGCCACCCCGTCGAGGAGCTGGCGCGTGCGGCCGAGCACGCCCTGGCCGTCATCGTGGGCCGACGCGGCCGCGGCGGATACACGGGCATGCGGCTCGGTTCCGTCGTCCACGGCCTCCTGCACAGGGCGCACTGCCCGGTGATCACCGTACCGACGGAATGAAGGCCGCCGTGAGCTGTCCCACGGCCCCCGCGGGCCGGCCGGGCGTAGCTCCGGGCCTACGGGCCCGGCTGTGCGCCGCGCGAAACCTCTTCCTCCGCCTCCGTGGCAGCTTCCGCTCTCCATGCGATGGCGCCCTGCACGTTCCCGCGCCGCAGTCGCTGCCGGCACCGAGCCCGTCGGCCGGTCCGGCACAGGGCTCGCCCTGGCGGCATTCCTCGCCGCCCGTCCCACGCGGAGCGCATTCCACAGACCGTATGCAGCAGTAGCACCCTGCCGGGAGGGAATTCCGCTCCTGCCGGGACTGCGGTGAAAGAGGTGGTCCTCCACCGTTCCTGTCGGCCGGAGGTATGGCACGGGCGCAGACGGCCGGCCCGGCCAAGGCGGCGTGCCACGGCTGCGGCTGGACGAGTTGCTCGATGAGCTCCAGGTGCGCATGGACGAGGTCCGGGGCACCCGGGACCGGCTGAACGGCCTCCTCGAGGCCGTCAGGCCTGGCCGAAGGCGGCCGACGCAGCGGCCTGCGCAATCTCGCGGAGCGCGCCGACGAGCTCGGCGGCAGCGTGAAGGTCGGCACACGGGTGGCAGGTGAGTCGGGAACCCGCCTCGAGTGGTGGGTGCCGCTCGCCCGGCCCTTGGACTGAGCGCCACCGTCGACCGAGCCATGTGCCCGGGCGGCGGTGAAGGGCCTTCTGGTTCCAGTCCGCCTTCGGTCTCGGCCCGTGTCCGGATCAGCGGAACCGCGGATCCTGGGGGCCACGTCGCCTTGCGGCGATCGGGGCCCTCGCCCTCCGGCGGACGTGCTCGGCGCCGCCGTCGGAGATCTCGTCAGACCGCGTGCTGATGGCGCCCCCGCCGCAGATCCGGGACAGTGGACCTCGGGAGGGCCGAGCGGACCCGCACGAAGGGACCGCATGGCCCTGTGCGGGGCCGGCCCGGCTCGGGCAGCATGACGAGCAGAGGCCGATGTGCAGTCCTGATGCGAGGTGATCCGACATGGCATCCACGACATGGACCACCACGGGCGTATTCACCGGACCCGGCGGGGTGTTGACGGGTGAGGCGGGAACCCTCACGGGGGAACTGACCGTGCGCACCACGTGGGAGCCGGAGCAGGCGCACGTAGCCGTGCAGTACGTGGGCGCGTCCGAGTGGTGCACCCTGACGGGCAGTCCCGTGCCCTGCCCGACGCCCGAAGTCGGCCGCGCGGTGCACCAGTGCGCGGTCGAAGCCGTGCGTACCGGGGGAGCGGTCCCCTTCGCCCCCTGGCCGGCCATCTCCATGCTCTAGCTGCGGGGATGCCCGGTCGGCGTGCGCGAGGCGAGCAGGTCAGTGCTTCGGGGATGCCCCCTCACCTGCGTGCCCTTGGTCGTGGACCTGTGCGGCAATGACGGCTGCCTGGACCCGCCGCTCGACCCCCAGTTTGCCCAACAGTCGGGAAATGTGGTTCTTGACGGTCTTCTCCGACAGGTAGAGCCGTTTGGCGATCTGGCGGTTGGTGAGGCCTTCACCGATCAGTTCGAGGACGGCACGCTCCCGCTCGGAGAGGGCGGCCAGGCGGGTGTCCTCGGGCACCCTGCCCTCGGGGTCGCGCAGCGAGTGCATCAGGCGGGCGGTCGTGGCCGGGTCGAGCATGGACTGCCCGGTGGCGACCGTTCGTACGGCGGACACCAGGTCGGACCCCTTGATCTGCTTCAGCACGTACCCGGCGGCCCCCGCCATGATCGCGTCCAGCAGGGCGTCCTCATCGTCGAACGACGTCAGCATCAGGCAGGCCAGGTCCGGCATCCGGGAGCGCAGCTCGCGGCAGACAGCGATTCCGTCACCGTCGGGCAGCCGTACGTCGAGGACGGCGACGTCCGGGCGGAGCGCCGGCCCGCGGGCCAGGGCCTGCTCGGCGGTGCCAGCCTCGCCCACCACGGTGATGTCCGCCTCGGCATCGAGCAGGTCCCGCAACCCGCGCCGGACCACCTCGTGATCGTCGAGGAGGAACACCTTGGTGGGGGCCTCTGCGGAGGCGCTCGGTACGTCGGACATGTTCGCCGCCTGGTCCGGATGACGCTACGCATGCTTCCACCCGGATTGTCTCAGGACGGGGTCGTAAGCACCCGCTCAGCCGGCGACGCTCCGGGCCGACCCCGGCCGGCAGGTGCGGGCGCGTCGACGACCGTCGTTGCCGCAGGGCGGGTCCACTCAGGGGTCGAGACGGCCCCGTCGAGCTCCATCCGGACGTCGACGACCCCCTCGACGGCGCGGATCGCCCGGGCCGGGTGCGGGACCAGAGCCCGGTCCCGCACCGGTCCCCGGAGGGTGACGACGGCGTCCTGCACGGAGAAGTCCAGGGCCACTCCCGGCGCGAGCTCGCCAGGGCGTCGCTGTTGCCCCCACGGCGCGGGCGGGCCGCCCGCCCGCACGTGCTCAGTGCGGCCAGGACCAGTCCGCGACCTCCGGCAGGTCGGTGCCGTGCTTGCGGATCCAGTCGTGGTGGCGAATCCGCTGGTCGGCCATGGCTTGGCGCAGCCCGTCGGCGCGGCCCGCGAGGCCGGGTACGCGGTCGACGACGTCCATGACGAGCCGGTACCGGTCCATGTCGTTGCGCACGACCATGTCGAAGGGGGTCGTCGTCGTACCGGACTCCTTGTACCCGCGCACATGCAGGTTCGGGTGGCCGGTACGGCGGTAGGCGAGACGGTGGATCAGCCACGGATAGCCGTGGTACGCGAAGATCACCGGCCGGTCGGTGGTGAAGAGCGCGTCGTACTCGGCGTTCGTCATGCCGTGCGGGTGTTCCTCGTGGGGCATGAGCCGGGCGATGTCGACGACGTTGACGACGCGGACGACCAGCGAGGGCAGGTGCTCGCGCAGGAGGGCCGCGGCGGCCAGCACCTCCATGGTGGGCACGTCGCCGGCGCAGGCGAGTACGACGTCCGGTTCGCGCGATCCTCGGTCGGTTCCCGCCCACTCCCAGGCGCCGGCGCCCCGCGTCACGTGCCTGCGGGCCTCGTCGAGCGGCAGCCAGTCGAAGCAGGGCTGCTTGCCGGCGACGATGACGTTGACCTGGTCGCGGCTGCGCAGGGCGTGATCGGCCACGGCGAGGAGGGTGTTGGCGTCCGGCGGCAGGTAGACCCGTACGACCTCGGGGCTCTTGTTGAGGACGTGGTCGACGAAGCCGGGGTCCTGGTGGGAGAAGCCGTTGTTGTCCTGGCGCCAGACGTGCGAGGTGAGCAGGTAGTTGAGGGAGGCGATCGGCGCCCGCCAGGACAGCTCTCGCGAGGTCTTCAGCCACTTGATGTGCTGTCCGACCATGGAGTCGACGATGTGCGCGAAGGCTTCGTACGTGGAGAAGAGGCCGTGGCGGCCGGTGAGGAGGTAGCCCTCCAGCCAGCCCTGGCAGACGTGTTCGGACAGGATCTCCATGACCCGGCCGTCGCGCGACAGGTTCCGGTCCGTGGCCTCCGTGATGCCCTGCCAGGCCTTGCCGGTGGCCTCGAACAGGTCGTCCAGCCGGTTGGAGGCGGTCTCGTCCGGTCCGACGACCCTGAAGTCCCTCCGCCCGGCCGTGTACCGCATGATCTGCGCGAGGAAGTGCCCCAGGACGCGGGTCGGTTCGTGGAGGGTGCGGCCCGGCTTGTCGACGGGGACGGCGTGCGCGTCGAGCGCGGGCAGCGGGAGGGGCCGCAACAGCCGGCCGCCGTTCGCGTGCGGTACGGCGCCGAGGCGGTGCTCGCCTTCCGGGACACAGGACAGGACCTGCGCCGTCGGTCGGCCGTCGGCGTCGAAGAGCTCCTCCGGCCGGTACGAGCGCAGCCAGTCCTCCAGTTGCCTCAGGTGCTCGGGATTCTCGCGCACCCCGGCGAGCGGGACCTGATGGGCCCGCCAGGTGCCCTCGACGGGGTCGCCGTCGACCGTCGCCGGGCCGGTCCACCCCTTGGGCGTGCGCAGGACGATCATCGGCCAGCGCGGGTACTCGCGTCCCGGATCGGTACCCGCCTCGCGGGCCTCCCGCTGGATGAGGGCGATGCGGTCCAGGGCGTGGTCCATCGCACGCGCCATGGCCTGGTGCACCAGGGCAGGGTCGCTGCCCGTGACGTAGAGGGGATCATGCCCGTAGCCGCGCAGCAGGGCGTCGAGCTCGTCCTCGGGGATCCGGGACAGGACCGTCGGGTTGGCGATCTTGTAGCCGTTGAGGTGAAGGATCGGCAGGACGGCGCCGTCGTGAACGGGATCGAGGAACTTGTTCGAGTGCCAGGACGCCGCCAGCGGCCCCGTCTCCGCCTCGCCGTCGCCGATGACACAGGCGACCAGCAGCCCGGGGTGGTCGAAGGCGGCTCCGTAGGCGTGGGCGAGGGCGTATCCGAGCTCGCCGCCCTCGTGGATGGAGCCCGGTGTCTCGGGCGCCACGTGGCTCGGTACGCCGCCGGGGAAGGAGAACTGCCGGAACAGCGTGCCCATGCCCGCAGCGTCCCGCGTGATGCCGGGGTAGGTCTCCGTGTACGTGCCCTCCAGCCAGGAGTTGGCGAGGACGGCGGGTCCGCCATGGCCCGGACCCCAGACGCACAGGGCGTCGAGGGATCGCTCCTTGATCACGTGGTTCAGGTGGGTGTGCACGAGATTGAGGCCGGGCGATGTGCCCCAGTGGCCGAGAAGCCGGGGCTTGATGTGCTCCGGGCGTAGAGGCTCGGTCAGGAGCGGGTTGTCCATGAGGTAGATCTGGCCGACTGCCAGGTAGTTGGCGGCGCGCCAGTGGGCGTCGAGCTCCGAGATGGGGTATGCGGTCATGTCCGCTCCTCCGTGCGGCGGTCCGGAACGTTCGTCGACTGAGCCGATGCCGACACTCTGCACTCGCCCGGCTTCCGTCCGCGAGGGGAGGACCGGCCCTCGGGGAGGGACTGTCGGCCCCTGTGCGGCACGGAACCTCGCGGCGAAAGTGGATTCAGCGGCGCCGGCACCCCCGGCCGGTGCCGCTCCCCCTGCCGGCCGACCCCGATGCCCTGGCATCAGTACGGAGGACAGACCTGTGAAGCGCACCCTCGTCGTCGGAGTGGACGGATCCCCGGAAAGCCGGGCCGCGGCCGACTGGGCCGCCCGCGAAGCCGTCCGGCGCGACCTGCCCCTGCACGTGGTGCACGCGTGGCTGTGGCAGCCGCTCGCACTCCCGCTCGTCCAGGACCGCGAGACCGAAGCCCGGCGCGCCGAGGACATCCTGAGGGAAGCCGAGGGAGAGCTCACCCACCGGTACCCGGGGCTCATCGTCACCGCCGAAGTCCTCTCCGACGCGGCGGTGCCGGCTCTGCTGCACGCCGCCAAGGGAGCGGAGGTGCTCGTTCTCGGTACCCGTGGACACAGTGCCCTGGTGGGCTTCCTGCTCGGCTCCTACGGTCAGCAGGTGATCGCCGCCGCCGAGTGCCCCGTGGTCTCCGTGCGCTCCGCCCACGGCAGGCCGGTGGCCGTGCCGGAGGAGGGCGAGGTCGTCGTAGGCCAGCAGGGCGGCGCGGAGGAGTCCGCCGAGGTGCTGCGCATGGCATTCGAGGCGGCCGCAGCACGCAAGGTCCCGCTCCGTGCCGTCCGCGCCTGGAGCTTGCCCCCGGTCTACGGGTACAGCCCCGGATCGATGTGGATCGCCGACCAGTTCGGCGGGCTGGAACCGTACGAGAAGGCCGCGCTGGAGCAGGCGCTGGAGCCGTGGCGGCTCAGGTACCCCGAGGTGGACGTCGTCGAGCACGTGGAGCGGGGCAGCGCCGGCCACG
Above is a genomic segment from Streptomyces sp. NBC_01233 containing:
- a CDS encoding response regulator transcription factor, translated to MSDVPSASAEAPTKVFLLDDHEVVRRGLRDLLDAEADITVVGEAGTAEQALARGPALRPDVAVLDVRLPDGDGIAVCRELRSRMPDLACLMLTSFDDEDALLDAIMAGAAGYVLKQIKGSDLVSAVRTVATGQSMLDPATTARLMHSLRDPEGRVPEDTRLAALSERERAVLELIGEGLTNRQIAKRLYLSEKTVKNHISRLLGKLGVERRVQAAVIAAQVHDQGHAGEGASPKH
- a CDS encoding phosphoketolase family protein, encoding MTAYPISELDAHWRAANYLAVGQIYLMDNPLLTEPLRPEHIKPRLLGHWGTSPGLNLVHTHLNHVIKERSLDALCVWGPGHGGPAVLANSWLEGTYTETYPGITRDAAGMGTLFRQFSFPGGVPSHVAPETPGSIHEGGELGYALAHAYGAAFDHPGLLVACVIGDGEAETGPLAASWHSNKFLDPVHDGAVLPILHLNGYKIANPTVLSRIPEDELDALLRGYGHDPLYVTGSDPALVHQAMARAMDHALDRIALIQREAREAGTDPGREYPRWPMIVLRTPKGWTGPATVDGDPVEGTWRAHQVPLAGVRENPEHLRQLEDWLRSYRPEELFDADGRPTAQVLSCVPEGEHRLGAVPHANGGRLLRPLPLPALDAHAVPVDKPGRTLHEPTRVLGHFLAQIMRYTAGRRDFRVVGPDETASNRLDDLFEATGKAWQGITEATDRNLSRDGRVMEILSEHVCQGWLEGYLLTGRHGLFSTYEAFAHIVDSMVGQHIKWLKTSRELSWRAPIASLNYLLTSHVWRQDNNGFSHQDPGFVDHVLNKSPEVVRVYLPPDANTLLAVADHALRSRDQVNVIVAGKQPCFDWLPLDEARRHVTRGAGAWEWAGTDRGSREPDVVLACAGDVPTMEVLAAAALLREHLPSLVVRVVNVVDIARLMPHEEHPHGMTNAEYDALFTTDRPVIFAYHGYPWLIHRLAYRRTGHPNLHVRGYKESGTTTTPFDMVVRNDMDRYRLVMDVVDRVPGLAGRADGLRQAMADQRIRHHDWIRKHGTDLPEVADWSWPH
- a CDS encoding universal stress protein; this translates as MKRTLVVGVDGSPESRAAADWAAREAVRRDLPLHVVHAWLWQPLALPLVQDRETEARRAEDILREAEGELTHRYPGLIVTAEVLSDAAVPALLHAAKGAEVLVLGTRGHSALVGFLLGSYGQQVIAAAECPVVSVRSAHGRPVAVPEEGEVVVGQQGGAEESAEVLRMAFEAAAARKVPLRAVRAWSLPPVYGYSPGSMWIADQFGGLEPYEKAALEQALEPWRLRYPEVDVVEHVERGSAGHVLLTASSDAQLLVVGRKVRESSVGTRIGSVAHAVLHHSACPVAVVPHS